A part of Liolophura sinensis isolate JHLJ2023 chromosome 1, CUHK_Ljap_v2, whole genome shotgun sequence genomic DNA contains:
- the LOC135461360 gene encoding LOW QUALITY PROTEIN: sulfotransferase 4A1-like (The sequence of the model RefSeq protein was modified relative to this genomic sequence to represent the inferred CDS: deleted 1 base in 1 codon) has protein sequence MMALSARLWRLPSRFCASSAVLASKRCLGRVECKSSTLLLVDSRHYNNNGSVNPPCPQRVSSVRGYAQHPTPDAASRNRLMWLVYFSGFIGAFMFFAVIRREFKKYQKKKRGIVEMKIPAFGHRIFICKYKDFVLFDTVGQNIEELERFAVREDDVWLVGWPRSGTTWSQEIIYLIQTGLDFEGAGSAPLDDRFPYLEFQYPGYEAIAKYPSPRLIKSHLPFHLLPGDIHVKKPKIIYIARNPKDIIVSYYHFIRMLLPFRFTGQFPEFFNLFLSDQLPYSPWWKHVREFWEHRNENNILFIKYEDLQKDLRGVIREISQFLGKNLTEEQVEAIAEHCTFHKMKTNHCVNHTWFENLGLKRKGEADFIRKGRIGDWKNYMTAEMSGRVDKLLEQKLGDTDLNFEFSPQEE, from the exons ATGATGGCTTTGTCAGCGCGGTTATGGCGCTTGCCTTCACGGTTCTGCGCTAGCTCTGCTGTATTGGCCTCTAAACGTTGCCTGGGCCGTGTAGAATGCAAATCGTCCACACTACTTTTGGTCGACAGCagacattacaacaacaacggcagTGTTAATCCCCCATGCCCACAACGTGTGTCAAGTGTCAGAGGCTATGCACAACACCCAACCCCAGATGCAGCCTCAAGGAACAGGCTAATGTGGCTCGTGTACTTTTCAGGATTTATAGGAGCTTTTATGTTTTTCGCAGTCATAAGGagagaatttaaaaaataccaaaagaaaaaaagaggaaTTGTTGAAATGAAAATCCCTGCGTTTGGTCATagaatttttatttgtaaatacaaAGATTTCGTCCTATTTGATACAGTGGGGCAAAATATTGAAGAACTTGAGAGGTTTGCTGTCAGAGAAGATGATGTCTGGCTTGTTGGCTGGCCAAGGTCAG GAACAACCTGGAGCCAGGAGATCATTTACCTGATACAGACAGGCCTGGATTTTGAGGGGGCTGGGTCTGCCCCGTTAGATGATCGCTTCCCATACCTAGAGTTCCAGTACCCTGGGTACGAGGCCATAGCAAAGTACCCCTCACCGCGGCTGATAAAATCTCATCTCCCCTTCCACCTGTTACCAGGTGATATTCATGTCAAGAAACCTAAG ATAATATACATTGCCAGAAACCCGAAAGATATCATAGTATCGTACTACCACTTCATCAGGATGTTGCTTCCATTTCGATTTACTGGTCAGTTTCCAGAGTTCTTCAACCTGTTTCTCAGTGATCAGT TGCCTTATTCACCTTGGTGGAAACATGTGCGGGAATTCTGGGAGCACAGGAATGAGAACAATATTCTTTTCATTAAATATGAAGATTTACAAAAG GATCTACGTGGGGTGATCCGTGAAATCAGCCAGTTCCTGGGTAAGAATCTTACAGAGGAACAGGTTGAA GCCATAGCTGAACACTGCACCTTCCACAAAATGAAGACCAATCACTGTGTGAACCATACCTGGTTTGAGAACCTGGGATTAAAGCGGAAAGGAGAGGCAGACTTCATCCGGAAAG GGAGAATTGGTGATTGGAAGAACTACATGACAGCAGAGATGAGTGGAAGGGTTGACAAACTGCTGGAGCAGAAGCTTGGGGATACTGACCTCAATTTTGAGTTCTCTCCTCAGGAGGAGTAA